Genomic window (Mya arenaria isolate MELC-2E11 chromosome 16, ASM2691426v1):
cagaaaacagttttcacgcacctttcaagaaataacgCTTCACTCTTCTAAGAACTATTtgaagaccgatcagaccatttacatactctgaaccactgcgcgaatatctatgacaaccacgaattatcgcatatccgtacgcaattagtTTCACTATCCTGGTGCCACTCGATGGAATGATAACCAGGTTTTTTATTCAATCAGGGTCGAAAAACTCCATTACACCGACGTAAAAATAACAGCCACCTCACCGGCAATAAATGTGTTGCATGAGTGTGAGGCGTTCCACGGGTAACAGCGTAGCAAACAATCTTCTCTTTTTAAAGATACggtgtttaaaattaaataaaataccagttaacctccgaaaataagcataaaagaaacaaacgTTAGTGTAAAAACGTATTGTATTTCACtcgtgttattttttttttattttcaaacctGGCATTTTTTGCATTTCTTCTATGACTTTCGTGAAATGATATACGATctatcaatgaaataaacacatatcCTTTTTTTGTGACACCACGAATTTCTCATCAATCAGAATATCACTGTGAACTGACGTAGACATATCAGACATATTTTATCTCAAAGTcaataaatttttatttataaaacaatcacaGGGAAATGGCTTAGATATGTCATACATATCTCACGTATAAGTCAATCACTTCGAAATGGCTAAGATAtgtcataaatatattatatataagtcAATCACAGGGAAATGGCTTATATAAGGTAAACAGTTTAACATgcttatattgttattgttgtttttttcattatagcGGATGAGGCAGAGCCTATGCGAACTAGGCCATCGGATGAGTGGAAGGAACACGATATTAAGTATTGCTTTCCAATACCCGGCTAATTATGGATAATATCTTACATAACCATATCAAATGCAAATTAGCTCTGCATGGTCcagcataaataaaatatttgaaaattataacaaCTTTAAGATGGAAAGGTAATTTATTTATCGATTTGTTTGTCCGTTATTTCTTCAAGCAAATTCTGGTTTTATCTTAATCCTGTTGCCTTTTTAAGTGTTTCAAATGTCCAAACAAACGATGTATTAGCATACACATCAGCATAATATTTAACGACTCTGTTATaaatttttcttaaaacacaaacaattgaTCAACAAAGCATTCGCTCCGACGTAGGTTTTTCATCGTTGTCGACGAAGTGCTCGTTTTACCGGAAATTATATCAAGGATTTTTCCGCTAAAATTATATCAACCTAATGTGCCGATTATAGGTAACTTGCAATCCTAGCAACACTAGCAATAATATACTGGACAAGCCCAATGTCCAAGTTGCACTGATAAGAATATATTGAACCAGCGCAATGCCCTTTGTGCATGCAACACTCGTAATAATATACTGGACAAGCCCACTGCCCTATGTCCAAGCAATAGTGCCAATAATATACTGGACAAGTCCAGTGCTCTATGACCATGCAACACTAGCAATAATATACTGGAAAATCCTAATGCTCTATGTCCAAGCAACACTGGCAATAATACACTGGACATGCCCAATGCGCTATGTCCAAGCAACACTGGCAATACTATACTGGACAAGCCAAATGGCCAATGTCCAAGCAACACTGGCAATGATATACTGGACAAACCCAATGCCATATGTTCAAACAGCACTGGCAATAATATATTGGACAAGCCCAATGCCCTATGTCCAAGCAACACTGGCAACAATATACTGGACAAGCCCAGTGCTTTTTGACAAAGCAACACTGGCAATATCATACTGGAAAAGCCCAATGTCCtatgtaaaacaaacactaGCAATTATATACTGGACAAGCCCAATGCCCTTTGTCCAAGCAACACTAGCAATAATATACTGGACAAGCCCAATGCCCTTTGTCCAAGCAACACTAGCAATAATATACAGAACAAGCCCAATACCCTTTGTCCAAACAACAATGGCAATAATATACTGGACAAGCCCAGTGCTTTTTGACAAAGCAACACTGGCAATATCATACTGGAAAAGCCCAATGTCCtatgtaaaacaaacactaGCAATTATATACTGGACAAGCCCAATGCCCTTTGTCCAAGCAACACTAGCAATAATATACTGGACAAGCCCAATGCCCTTTGTCCAAGCAACACTAGCAATAATATACAGAACAAGCCCAATACCCTATGTCTAAACAACTATGACAATAATATACTGGACAAGCCCAATGCACTATGTCCAAGCAATACTGGCAATAATATACTGGAAAAGACGAATGCCCTATGTACAAGCAAGACTAGCAATACTATAATGGACCAGCCAAATGCCCTATGtccaaacaaaaaaatggcAATACTATACTGGACAACCCCATTGCTCTTTGACACAGCAACTCTGGCAATATTATATTGGAGAAGCACAATGTCCTATATAAAAAACACTAGCAATAATATACTTGAAATTCCCAATGCCCTGTGTCCAAGCAACACTGTCAATTATATACTGGATAATCCCAATGCCCTATATCCAAGCAACACTGGTAATAATGTACTGGAGATGCCCAATGCCATCCATATGTCCAAGCAACACTAGAAATAATATACTGGAAATGCTCATTACACTCTGCCAAAGTAACACTGGCAATAATATACTGGACAAGCCCAGTGCTCTTTGACAAAGCAACACAGGCAATATTATACTGGAGAAGCCCAATGTCCTATGTAAAGAAACACTAGCAATACCATACTTGACATGAACAATGCCCTATGTACAAGCAACCATGCAAATAATATACTGGACAAGCCCAATGCCCTATGTTCAAGCAACACTGGCAATAATATACAGGACAGTCCAATGTACTATGTCCAAGCAACACTGGCAATAATATACTGGACAGTCCAATGCCCTATGTCCAAGCAACACTGGCAATAATATACTGGATAATCCCAATGCACAATGTCCAAGCATCACTTGCTATAATATGCCCTATGTCGAAGCAACACCGGCAATAACATATTGGACAAGCCCAATGCCCTTTGTCCAGACAGCACTGGCAATAATGTAATAGAGAAACCAAATGATATATGCCCAAACAACACTGGCACATATATACTTGGCACACCTAATACACTATGTCCAATCAACACTAGCAATAATACACTGGACAGCCCAATGCCCTATGTCCAAGCAACACTGGCAATAATATACTGGGAAATCTGAATGCCCTATGTCCAAGCAAAACTTGCAATACTATACTGGACAATCCCAATGCACTATGTCCAAGCAACACTGGCAATAATATACTGGACAAGTCCAGTTTTCTATGACCATGCAACACTAGCAATAATATACTGGACAAGCCCAATGCCCTATGTCAAAGCAACACTGGCAATAATAAACTGGACAAGCCCAATGCCCTATGTCCAAGCAACACTGGCAATAATATACTGGACAAGCCCAATGCCATTTGTCCAAGCAACACAAGCAATAATATACTGGACAATCCCAATGTCCTATGTCCAAGCAACACTGGCAATAATATACTGGACAAGCCCAATACCCTATGTCCAAGCAACACTAGCAATAATATACTTGACATGCCCAATGCCCTATGTGCAAGCATCACTGACAATAATATACTGGACAAGGCCAATGCCCTATGTCCAAGCAACACTAGCAATAATATACTTGACAACCCCAATGCCCTATGTCCAAGCAGCACAGCCAATAATATACTGGACAAGCCCAATGCCATATGTCAAAGCAATACTGGCAATAATATATTGGACAAGCCCAATGCACTGTGTCCAGTCAACACtggcaaaaataattatactggACAATCACAGTGCACTATGTCCAAGCAACATTGCCAGAAAAATATAGCCAAGCCAAATGCGCTATGGCCTAACAATACTAGTAATAATTGACTAGAGAAGCCTAATGCCTTATCTCCAAGCTACACTGGCATCAATATACTAGAGAAGCCCAAGCTGTAGGTCCAAGACATACTGGCAATAATATAATAGAGAAGCTCAATATCTATGTCCAAGCAACACTGGCAATAATATACTGGACAAGCCAAATTCCCTACGTCCAGGGAACACTGGCAATGATATACTGGAGAAGCCCAATGTCCTTTGTCCATGTAACACTGGCACTGAAATACTAGAGAAGCCAAATGCTCTATGTCCAAACAACACTCATCTGGCAAAAAATACTTTACAAGCCCATTGCCCTATGTCCAAGCAACACTGGCAATAATATACTGGACATTCCCAATTCTCTATGTCCAAGCAACATTGGAAATTATATACGTTACAAGCCCAATGCTCTATGTCTAAGCAAAACTGGCAATAATATACTCGACAAGCCCAATTCCCTTTGTCCAAGCAACACTGGCAATAATATACTTGACAAACCCAATGCGTTTTGTCCAAGCAACACTGGCAATAATATACTGGACAAGCCCAATGCTCTTTGTCCAAGCAACACTGGCAATAATATACTGGACAAGCCCAATGCCCTTTGTCCAAGCAACACTGGCAATAATATACTGGAGAAGCCAAACGCTCTTTGCCCCAGCAACACTGACAATAATATACTAGACCAGCCAAATACCCTTTGTCCAAGCAACACTGGCAATTATATACGTGACAAGCCCAATGCCCTATGTCTAGGCAACACTGGCAATAATATACTGGACAAGCCCAATGCCCTTTGTCCAAGCAACACTGGCAATAATATACTGGACAAGCCCAATGCCCTTTGTCCAAGCAACACTGGCAATAATATACTGGACAAGCCCAATGCCCTTTGTCCAAGTAACACTGGCAATAATATACTGGAGAAGCCAAATGCTCTATGCCCCAGCAACACTGACAATAATATACTAGACCAGCCAAATACCCTATGTCCAAGCAACACTggcaattatatttttgaaaagccCATTGCTCTTTGCCGAAGCAACCATGCCAATAATATACTTGACAAGCCTAATGCTCTATGACCAAGCAACACTGGCAATATTATACTGGGGAAACCCAAGCAGCACTTAAAACTCCtcaatgttaaaacacaaatatacattcaaagGATTGGCATTCATTCATAGACAACTGTCTGACATAAGTCTAGGTAAACATGAAGCTTTTAAtctaaaaaagatatatataaactttttataaaagTCGCAAGTAAATACATTCTTGTATAAGCTTGAATATAACGTCCATACGTCAATACATCGATAAACATTAAACCTTTAGCAAGGTTAAtatatctttgaaaaacaaatccaTAATTGATTTTGCAACCTTAAGCGGGACACTATTTTCGTAGCAGTAACTTCTGTAAAGTGAGATCcgtcataaaacacatttttcttctttattcaTATTCgtgtatttttaatttattattatatgggGATCGAGTACCAAGTGgtgcaggggggggggggggtagagttttgaattttgttaacACGTCAGCTTCTTGTactataaacaaatacattgctGTAAAAGACAACTAAGTACGATATGTGTGCATAATATATATCTTTTCATTAActgttatataatattttatggttATGATGTGATACATTGTATTAACAATTTCATATATCAGTTAAAATTTTATATTGGAAACATACGTGTTATTATTGTAGAGAAGCATCAGCCGATTGCCCATCAGAAGACGAGCAGCACATGTCTCAAGTCGAACGACCTCTCATTCATAATACAGCAGTAATTCCCGAGGCTCAGGGGTAAGATAAACATACGCTTATAccaatgcaataaatgaaaactaccgcgataataaatgtatttaaaatttaaacccCTGTTTCATATAGCCGTAGTAAATGTAATTTGAGATAGTTAAGAAAAACGAATGTATCAAAGATAAGTTTATAATTTCACTGTACATGTCTTGaaggtttgttttgtttagtcaaatataaaatatccaTACATTTTAGACCTGCATACACTTACATCGAACGGGATAATAAGTGATTTAGGGCAACGCTTAACGATGAATAGAggagcgtattttattacatgcaatCACTAAACTATAAAACGTGTTATTTATATGATATCTAACTTGTCATTTTTATATTGGTAGTATCATTATCAATGATATCAGTGAGCCATATATTGGAAGATTAAATACCGAAATAACTGAAAGTAAGTGACTAGACAAGATCCCCTCTAAACGGCGCTAATCGTTTGgcatttgtgttttcatttgaaacttCATTTTGTTCAAGTTTCCATTGCTTGTGAGTCAGActgttatttaaatatgcactGGGTGGTAATGTGGTCAGCCAATACTTTAGCAAATGgcttaaatgtttattcaattttgacaaataccTTTCTGAGAACtctaatattataatttaaatgcaGATTTTTGATATGAAAACAAGTGTAGTGTGTAACAAATTTGTATCATAACATCTGAGAATTATGACTATATATAGACGAAAATAATTTTAGGTTCAAGGTCAATTAAAGAAACGTTTCTAATTTTTTGGTTTTgttcaaaaagaaaatgaacCAATATCCTTCTTTGCGAAAGAGGATTGTAAATTTTCGCCAAAGGCATATGCTGTTGCAATCTAAATGTGTTTATACATTAGCTCGTGTACGAACACAAAACtgaactttattgaatacaaGGCGTGTTTTTCCGGATATATGATTATCCTGTCCTTACTCTCACAATATGGAATTTTGGAAGCATGCAACAACGCGCTTATATATCAACAGTGACATAAATTTACTTCACGTATTTAATTACGCACATGATTGTTGATGCAAtgtttaaagtatatgtttttgacgtcatttgatacaAACAATCTCTTAgaaataacagttttaaaacatgcatgttcCATTGCGGTTTTAAACTCCGAAGGGAATCAAGTCCAGTTCCCacgttttcataaatgtaaagaTCTAAAGAATTATTATCAACAGACTATCTTGGGATATGGCATAATGTATGTTGAACTGGGGCCTTTTATGAGATGTTCACGTAGcaatgaaatcaatatttattcgTAACAGGCTCGAGCGTCTTACAAATTGGCCTACAAACTGGACCGGTTCATATTCGTTACTTGCTATGGAACGtgtcctgattttttttttatggttTGATCAGCATGGGTTACTCAATAAACGTATTAAgagaatgcatttttataatacTTGGCTATTTGCTATAAAGGTACCCATGTACTAACAATCTATATAGTACACACTTCTTACTGGAGTACATGTTGTGCTGGTATTTATTCATTGCGGCGctataagtatatatatgcatatgaaacGTTGTTACTCGCACTAAAAGTAGCTGATGTACAATCAGTTTATACAAGTATAGCCCCACCGCCATTTATTCTTGGCTACAAGGCCACTTTGTCAAATAATGTTAAGTTATCAGATGTACAAAACATGTCCTTTTGGGGTATTATTGGCCGTATTTGCTAAATGTAGATGGCCGGTGAGCATCGAAGTAACATGTCTGCTTtaggttttgttttataaccaaTCAGATTAAGGAACGTAAGAGGATTTTTGCGCAACGAACATAGGCATTGGTCAAACGAGCGATTACTTTTTAGGTACAAAATCcgatacatatacaatacttgTCCATATCTAGAACATCAACACCATGAATCAACGAAGTCATTGTATTAAGTTTGATCATcaagataatgcatttaaactatgaaactatttaagtatttaatcATTACACCCATCACAATCTTCAACATCTAAAATTCATAATATACAACTTTTAAAGAACTGCATATTGAAACTTTTAATCATAAAATGACTGACAATTGCCCaacatgaatgaaataaatgcattgtcCCGCTTAACTCTCATACTCATAAGTGTGTACACGATGAAGTCGTTAACTTGATGCTGTACAACATAACTGTACGAAGACCTGAATGTAGTCGGATATATCTTGCTCAGTTCAAGCATTCCATTTTGAATTCTCAGATAAGAAAATGTGATTGGTGAAATGTCTTTGTGTTCGGCACTATAAGGGTGTTTAACCGTACAAATCAGTTCAGCACTTATGATACCATCTGGAACCAACTAGGAAAGGGAGGTTCTTTGACATACATTTGCCACACGAGTTTACATTGAATTTGTGATTTAATTTCATAAGAATAAAATGCCTTTGTTCAGCTTTATGTCTATATTTGATAAACTCGTTTGGCTGAATACAACGGGTTTATACAAATGTCTCGGCTCTTCTCCACATATATTTTTGCTGTTGCGACACAGATGCAATATAAGATGAACTCTGGATTAGTTGCTGTCTCTCTTCAAACCACCATTGGTTTCAAGTATGTTCGCTCTGTTGCTACATATTCGCCGCTGAGACAGTCATGAGTTCACTGActcttaaaaatgtttgttcattGGGCTCTGCTAAGTAGTTGTGATCTGCATTCAAAGCATTAACATTGGCATGTTCAAGTGAGAGTTTTAGAAATAACTTTCAAATTGGCAATTGGAACATACTTAACATTATCGTCTTTTAACGAATGCTCGATAAGCTAAGGGGGTTAACTGACCCTCAATCCAAATTTAAATGCACTGTACATGCATTTCTTTAATGTGTGTGaagacaatgttttttttcatctaTTTGAATATCATAGTTTCAATTTCCgaactattttttaaaccagAAAGCCGACTTAATTTTCCATTatacaaaaattattttattattttatttttaacgttTGTAGGCAACAGAACGAGATCAATAGGGACAATACAACGATTTTAAAGACGATAGAAAAACAAGAGAAAGCTCGGTAACGTGTACAaattgatatgattttaatcGTTTTTGACAAGTAATTCCGAAAGCTTCAATACAGCGTTGTAAGGGAAAACATATCACATTTAAACGAATAATTGTAttggtttttaaataattaaaaatgttaacaaccCAAATATACTCATAACTGTTTCTATTTCAGGGAGGAAGAAACAAAGCTGCAACATAACATTGAACAGATAATGAAAGAATGTTCCGGTTTGAGGTTGGCTTCtgtaacatatattaaataaagcatGTCAAGCTACATTTAAATAAGAATGCCTTATTACGTACTGTTAAACTGGTAGCGCGCATttgttatgtaataattattatatatctaaagaaggtaaataattaaaaatgttagCAACCCTAATATCCTCAAACTGTTTCTATTTCAGGGAGGAAGAAAAAATGCTGCAAGATAACATTGAGCAACTGATGAAAGAATGTTCCGGTTTGAGGTTGGTCTctgtaatatttgttaaataaagcatttgaagctaaatttaaataataatgccTTATTGTGATTACTGGCCATGCACTTACTACGTTATGTTAACATCAAAGCTTGCATTTgctatttaataatttatatatctaAAGGAggtaaataattaaacatgtaaacaaccctaaaatacttataaatgttACTATTTCAGGGAGGAAGAAAAAATGCTGCAAACTAACATTGAGCAGATGATGAAAGAATGTTCCGGTTTGAGGTTGGCCTCtgtaacatatattaaataaagcatgttaagctacatttaaatattcacacctcgacttccattccttaaatgaactgcctttcgtcaattgcttttattaatcgatgaacgcaatatCTTCGGATAtattcggatcgcaattcatcgtattacaatatacattaaaactattgatcttgttattgttggTTTTGTGTCAGCAGATCCCGTAAATAAATCAACAGTTTAGAAAGcgttaatttgttatattttaaatgtatttcaattatacgtttaaaaatgatttaaagtgGTTGATCCTTTCCCGCGtaattgtgacgtcatttgaaaaaaaggtttctGTTTACAGTCGTGCCATTTTATTTAcggaatgggtaagaacggattactgaaaggttttcataactgaaatgaattattttttaacaatttttgaatgtAATAAGGAACTATTGatgaaaatataagtaatgaattgcggagttgatgtcattatcggggatatcaacgcaattgggctggtcaaagtacacgtggagtcctttggactccgcacactttgaccagcccaattgcgttcataccccaaAACTGACATccaccccgcaattcattctttaaataataatgccTTATTATGTGGTCATGCACTCTACGTTCTGTTTGTACATACAGGAAGCTCGCACTTGCTATATTTACTCATTACTGTGTTTATTTCAGGGAGAAAGAAAAATTGCTGCAAAATAACATTCGACAGCTGAAGGAAGAATGTACCGATTGGAGGTTGGCCtttgcaaacataaaataaatgaacatatgTTAAGTTacgttaaaattattttgttaggGTATTGTTAAAGTATGGGTTGATTTTCGAGGAATTCATGTTCAGCATGTTGTTAATTCAAAGAGGAAAACTAACCATCTACTCAAATAAGAGGACTGATTGGTATTTACATAGAATGCAAGGTGGAGCAGAGTTTAGCTTTGAAGCAGAAACAAAGTGCATTAGACGAAAAAGGAAAGGCGCTTTCACCACTGCAGTATACAACCAAGTACAATTAACATCAGCATTAACAGTATTAGCAGATACTAGGACAATATTTCGTTTTTTCCTTAAAGCATTGACGCTGTTCagtaaaagaaacaaaactcaTATATCATCTTTCTTATAGACggtaatattgatatatttttttcaaaataatattttcttatttaaaatttcacGATATAAACATTCCTTAAAGATTTGTTGAGCAAACCACAATCAActttaataatatcaaattatatagGGTCAGTGATTTTCTTTTCTTGGTCTGTTAATATGCTTGTTGTGAAAGTATTTCATCACCAAATATAGCAATATTGATACATTGATAtcttatgtaaacaaatatgtgaattagttataatgttataatcttAAATTTGAATTACACTTTTCTCATGCTAAAATAAAACATCCAAATTGAATGTTATAAAAGTAATTCCGTTAAGCTTCAAGACATCGTTAgggaataaaacaaacatttgaacttacacttgtatgtgttttattctCTGAAAGTGCTGTGCAAGAACCAAGGctaattaaaatatgtaagtgTTGTAATATGATTATTGGCCCTATCCTTACTAAGTATTGTTATATTGGTAGCTCGCGTTTgctatttaatcatttatttatctCAAAAAATAACATGTAACCAACCTGAATAAACTCAAAACTGTGTCTTTTTCAGAGAGAAAGAAAACGAAATTAAACAGCTGAAGAAAGAATGTAACGGTTTGAGGTTGGCCTTTGTAGCatagatttaataaaaacatgttataaagcTACATTAAAATAATGTCTCTCAAAACGTACGTTCAAcaagttatttatattatccTGTTTTTACAcaaatcaaaacacaaaaaacaacaaagtggTTAAGGTTAGTGTAGCACAATGTAGTACAGGTTGTAGTTCGcagaatacatgtacaacatgtgttttattcaaagcgaacaaaaaaaaacacatctactttaattgtaatattaattgttatttacaGAAAATGCAATCAAGAGCGGACATTTGCTTTGAGCCGGAAACAAAGTGATTTAGACAAAAACAGAACGGAGCTTCAGTCACTGCAGAAAACAATCGAGTACGATTTACGTCAACATTACAAACAGTAATATCAGAGACTAGACTTAGGACaccatttattatttctttaaagcaCAGAcgctgttaaatttaaaaacaatactcAAGAAACCATCACTTGATATTGTATcatgttatattatttgtttgcattgatgcaatttataaataataatgatacaagtTACCTTTATATAaaagtttttgttattttttccaattaaaGAGGCAGCCTGTGTATCCGTGTTATTATTGTTCAATTGCATGCCatctatatattgtttttttccattattttagATTTAACAATAAATGCTTAAGAGAGTATAATGTCGCAATAAGGTAGgtcaattaaacattattcaatACGCAA
Coding sequences:
- the LOC128222228 gene encoding golgin subfamily A member 6-like protein 22 isoform X1: MTTRRRPKPSGRRNDTEELILQVGQMPFSNGCLESPNTGHRPSTIADEAEPMRTRPSDEWKEHDIKEASADCPSEDEQHMSQVERPLIHNTAVIPEAQGQQNEINRDNTTILKTIEKQEKAREEETKLQHNIEQIMKECSGLREEEKMLQDNIEQLMKECSGLREEEKMLQTNIEQMMKECSGLREKEKLLQNNIRQLKEECTDWREKENEIKQLKKECNGLRKCNQERTFALSRKQSDLDKNRTELQSLQKTIEFNNKCLREYNVAIRTNEEDVFDLKHKNSTLEENMSDLNHENLQMHEEVDQQLKRHHKQEETIQKLNEEKSRKDETIQKLIKEKSRKDETIQRLNEKNFRLCLVCLLICIAIAVFLGFNTTQLSTECPDRKCNISIQGNTFISGQ
- the LOC128222228 gene encoding golgin subfamily A member 6-like protein 2 isoform X3, with the translated sequence MTTRRRPKPSGRRNDTEELILQVGQMPFSNGCLESPNTGHRPSTIADEAEPMRTRPSDEWKEHDIKEASADCPSEDEQHMSQVERPLIHNTAVIPEAQGQQNEINRDNTTILKTIEKQEKAREEETKLQHNIEQIMKECSGLREEEKMLQTNIEQMMKECSGLREKEKLLQNNIRQLKEECTDWREKENEIKQLKKECNGLRKCNQERTFALSRKQSDLDKNRTELQSLQKTIEFNNKCLREYNVAIRTNEEDVFDLKHKNSTLEENMSDLNHENLQMHEEVDQQLKRHHKQEETIQKLNEEKSRKDETIQKLIKEKSRKDETIQRLNEKNFRLCLVCLLICIAIAVFLGFNTTQLSTECPDRKCNISIQGNTFISGQ
- the LOC128222228 gene encoding golgin subfamily A member 6-like protein 22 isoform X2; amino-acid sequence: MTTRRRPKPSGRRNDTEELILQVGQMPFSNGCLESPNTGHRPSTIADEAEPMRTRPSDEWKEHDIKEASADCPSEDEQHMSQVERPLIHNTAVIPEAQGQQNEINRDNTTILKTIEKQEKAREEETKLQHNIEQIMKECSGLREEEKMLQDNIEQLMKECSGLREEEKMLQTNIEQMMKECSGLREKEKLLQNNIRQLKEECTDWREKENEIKQLKKECNGLRKCNQERTFALSRKQSDLDKNRTELQSLQKTIEFNNKCLREYNVAIRTNEEDVFDLKHKNSTLEENMSDLNHENLQMHEEVDQQLKRHHKQEETIQKLNEEKSRKDETIQKLIKEKSRLCLVCLLICIAIAVFLGFNTTQLSTECPDRKCNISIQGNTFISGQ